The Phragmites australis chromosome 13, lpPhrAust1.1, whole genome shotgun sequence DNA window AGGGCTGagaggccggcggcggcgagagcaATCCCCTGCCGAGTTCTCTGGTGGCTCGGCTGGTCTTCAGGAGCGCCGGGAATCTCGGTTTGTTGGGCGGCCGCAAGTATCTCGCCGAGGAGTTATGCTTCGGCCCTTCGCACTGAAGATAAGGCAGCTATATTTTCCCTTCCCCTCTCTGTGTGCAAAAACGAGTCTGAAATTTTCCTTTTCCCCGGTGAACTCTCTCTGGTTTTGTCTCTGAAGATCAGAACCCGAGCTCCTCGGGTGATATCTCTGGTGTGGTATCTGGGAGAGATAGGGTTGGTGGCCGAAGCTGCAGCGCCGAAGCTCGACCGTACTGCAGTGGCTGTACGGTGAagggctttgtatctccgatctcctctcACTGCCAGCGACGGTGGTTGATAGGTTTTCTGGGTCAGTGGCTTCCAAGCCGTGCCTAGCCTCCCTTTATTTTGATTTCAATCAATATTTTGCTGTGAGTGTTCCTCCACTTCTCTGATagcatgctctgtgatgatgaaTGGTTTTAGATTGGGCTATTAGATGAGTACAATAGCTGGAAAACTTGTGATCTGGATACTGATCTGGTGTTTCTGCTATTGCAAACCTTTGGACATGATTCTGTTGTTGCCTGAAATGAACATAGCTGGACACATGTGAATGGACACGGTTGTATACTGAATACAATCTGATGCGCATATATATTTTGCATTTCTGTCATTTGTTCTGACGGTGCAGTGAGCAATTCTGTTCTGTATAGTCTGGACCTGTCATCCCCCTGTGTGTTTTCATACTTCTGGGTGGCTAAATAGTTCTATTTGGCTAGTGAATCATGTCCATCAATTCAGATCAGTCATTGTCCAGAACCTTTTTAATTTAGTTGTCCAAGTTCTTTGGCTAGTTGAGATCTCATTAATAGCCCAATCTATGATAATATTTGAAGAACAATTTGGGAGCAAGACTTCAAAGTCTTGGAGCCAATTGTTGCATAAATCTGAGAGCAATACTATCTATTTCACTTCTATGCAGCAATTACTTGTAGGGTTTCACTCTCATATGCCTTATTTTGGTATCCAGCTTTTACACCAGAGTGAGATGTTTGCTGCAATTATTTTTACCTTTATCAGTAGCTTTTCATTGTGTATGAATTGCTATCTTCTcagtatcatatatatatatatatgggataAGACTTATGCTCATCCTTTGATACTATTCTTTACATCAAGTTCTATCACCACGTGGTGGCTTGCCAAGATGAAACACCAAAGTTCTCTTCATCCCAACAGTCCTAGAATTATATACCACCGGCCTGTCCTTTCCAGTAGCTTTCCAGTATCCAACTCCAGTTGACCGGTTATGTCCTTTCCAGTAGCTTTCCAGTATCCAACTCCAGTTGACCGGTTAGTTCTTTATCCACAAGCATACTTCCTATCACGTGGGCAAAAGAAATACCACACTAGATCATTACTCTCCAAGCAAGCTTTCTCTACAAAAAGTTAAGCAAGAGACAATAAAGCATCAGAACAGTTAAGAGCCTGTCACCTACAAAATAAGATATTTACAGCCAAATGTAAATATGGGGGAAGCCAATACCGGGAACGAAGCAAGCAATGCAATGATACATGTGATGACACAATTCTTCTTGACTGCTAGTTACACATAAATAAGTGAAAAAGTTCGAGACCAGTACCTGGAAGATCCCAAGGGGCAAACTTGTATAGGTCAATCTCCGTAATAAAATTGCAGCGTAAGTTTTTCCCCAATAGCTTCCTCTTTAAATAGTAGACAGTGAATTCCACATCAGTTGGATGAAACCGGAATCCAGGAGGAAGCGATGACTTGGCCATAGGGAGAATAGTGTGCTTCTCTTTATTAGTAGCAAAATGGATAGTGAGATACAGTATTGGAAATAAAGGAGGAAAAAGATCTGGTTGTAGTTAGAAAAGAAGAACATCCTTGGTTGAAGAAGCAAGGACATAAGCACAAGGGAGTGAAAGTTGGAAAGTCCAGTACAAGAAGGATTGGCAACTATCAAGTCCAATGGCGAAATATTATGGATCTCCAGAAGCGTCTGTAGTATCCACACCAGAGAAACCAGAGGTAATCCTTTCTTGTGGTATCAAAAGACATCTGAAGAGTAAGCGCGGTCCTGCAGGAAAGaaagtaaattcatatgttaTGAATAAAGAGAAAACTGTCTGCCTTGTAAAATTCAACTCGACAAACTGAGAGAAGCTGATGAACCATAGGTTTTCTGTCAGGAGTAATGGTGGAGTAGACGCCAGCAAATGGAGATTTACAAAACAGTGCAATCGAAAGCAATAGAGTtgagaaggaaagaaagaaaaggcacGGTGTGAAGAAGAGAAATGGAGTGCTAGTGGCGAATGATGGTTAATCATCCATAAAGCTGGGAAGGGAGCTAGGGAATGGAGTTGTGTGCCATGTAGAGTAATGTATTAGCCTTAATGAGTTTATGAATTGGAGTGCGCAGATGTGGAATTGCAAATCAATGCAATGCGATGCAATGCAAGTAATCCTAAATAAATATAAGAAGAGACGGAATGCACAATgtatgaggtggaggagggatcCAGATCCAaggcaaagaagaagaggatgaggaggaatgGGGTGGGGCGATGAGCGTTGTTATTTTCGCTTCTGTCACTTAACATCAGATTTGATCCGTTTATCTTCAATTTAACAGTTAACGTTAATTTAAAGTTATCTGACTTCACCGAGAATGTCATTCCGTTTAGGTTGGGCCCGGCAGGATGGAACAGTACTGCACTGCTTGTTTGATTGAGTTGGGCGGCCCTCCTCTCCTGCTATCACTCACTTTGGGAGGGGAGGAAAGGGCCTTCTCGTCGTCTGCTCCGGCGAGCCatcggagggagggagggagggagcatGCGGCACCACCACCACGCCTGCAGCCGGGCCCACCAGGTGGGCGCCCTCCTCCTGGTCGCCGCCACCTTCCTCCTCACCCGTCTCttcgaccgcctcctcctcgacacttcctcctcttccaccgCCGTCCCCTCCTCCTTTGCAGTTGCAGACGCCGCCCTCCGCATCTACGTCTACGCCGAGGACGAGATCCACGGCCTGCGCGCCCTGCTCCGCGGCCGCGACGGCACCGTCCCCGTCGCCACCTGCCTCAAGGGCCAGTGGGCCACCCAGGTACGCTACCCCCTGCTCTGCTCTTTCGTGCACTCTACACAAAACGAAACAAGCCTATCCTCATGTCAGTCACTCCCGTTCCACTTCATAGGTAAAGATCCACCGGCTTCTTCTCAACTCAAGGTTTAGAACATTCAACAAGGATGAAGCAAATCTCTTCTTCGTTCCCAGCTATGTTAAGTGCGTTAGGATGACAGGGGCACTCAATGATAAGGAAATCAATCAGACCTATGTCCAGGTAAATGTTAACTCCCACATGATTTGCCTGCATCATCTGCGCTTGGGCAACAGCTTCCTTGAGTTGAGATATGTTAGTGTTTCGCCTTCATTCTCTTCAGGTTCTCAGTCAGATGCCATATTTCCGTAGATCAGGTGGGCGTGACCACATTTTTGTCTTCCCAAGGTAACAAATTTTTATCTGTTAATCGCGAACCTGGAAACAATCAGATATTTGTTTTGGGATTTATCTTAACCACTTACCTAATAACACTATCCCTTTTCTGCCATATGTAGTGGTGCTGGAGCTCACCTATTTCGCTCGTGGGCGACATTTCTGAATCGATCTATCATCCTTACTCCAGAGGTACCGTTTGTGGTGCTGTTCACACTTTCGTCAAATTTTCCCCCACAAAAGCAGGAAAAATTTGTCGTTTTCTGTGCATCATTGTTATAGTaaggtgtcctaattcatagTGCTACAAAGGTTCACACAATGGCATTATGTCTCATGATAAATATTACTCGTAGTGGCCTAGCTCAATGATCACACCCAACCTGCTATTGCAATTtaatttgtttattttatttatgtgtGGCAGAATTAGGGCCCACATTGTAATTGTCTTTTACTAGTACATCTCATGTACCTATACTGTATTTATAGCTATATTTGCTCTAATATAAAGATAAATTATGGTGGTTACACCTCGTCTAATTAACACAATTCTTGAGGCATCTGCAATTTGTTTGCAATTGAGTTGGAAAAAGGCTGTATAAGCCTGGAATTGACTTGGTTCGTGAGTGCTGTGCTATCCTCTTTCATATATGTGTAACTCAGCTTGCAAACTACGTAGAATGACTTTGTGTTGTATTTGTCAGGGTGATCGTACTGACAAACGAAGTACAAGTGCATTTAATACATGGAAAGATATTATTATACCCGGGAATGTGGACGATTCTATGATGAAGTCTGATGCACGTGCTGTCCAACCAATCCCATTGTCGAAAAGGAAATACTTAGCAAACTTCCTTGGACGTGCCCAGGGAAAAGTAGGCCGCCTTCGGCTGGTGGAGTTTGCAAAGCAGTATCCTGACAAGGTTGGCTTCCATTTGATTTCTAAAAGCAGTTTAACTTGATATTACATTATTAATGCACAAAAGCCTTCCATTGAACGGTTTACTATAAAATGTTATTCTGTATAGGCACATCGCAATACATGGAAGCAGTCATTGTAGGGGGCCAGACATCCATGTTTTTAGTTATCTATCTCAGACTAATCATGGTTGcacaattttctttctttctttttttggttgcTGTTCGTCAGTGCTTTATACACATGTTTATTTCACTCAGACTGCATGTGGATTGTTCTTTTGAACTTTCAGCTGGAGTCTCCAGAACTGAAGTTGTCTGGCCCTGATAAATTGGGAAGGATTGATTACTTCAAGCACCTGAGGAATGCAAAGTTCTGCTTGGCTCCTCGTGGCGAGTCGTCGTGGACACTTCGGTTCTATGAATCCTTCTTTGTGgtgagct harbors:
- the LOC133889216 gene encoding probable glucuronosyltransferase Os03g0107900 produces the protein MRHHHHACSRAHQVGALLLVAATFLLTRLFDRLLLDTSSSSTAVPSSFAVADAALRIYVYAEDEIHGLRALLRGRDGTVPVATCLKGQWATQVKIHRLLLNSRFRTFNKDEANLFFVPSYVKCVRMTGALNDKEINQTYVQVLSQMPYFRRSGGRDHIFVFPSGAGAHLFRSWATFLNRSIILTPEGDRTDKRSTSAFNTWKDIIIPGNVDDSMMKSDARAVQPIPLSKRKYLANFLGRAQGKVGRLRLVEFAKQYPDKLESPELKLSGPDKLGRIDYFKHLRNAKFCLAPRGESSWTLRFYESFFVECVPVILSDEVELPFQNVIDCREISIKWPSSRIGPELLGYLESIPDERIEEMIDRGREMRCLWVYAADTELCSAMSGILWELQRKVRQFHQSPETFWLHNRSIVNRDLDEFHRWRRPVPLP